From Roseovarius nanhaiticus, one genomic window encodes:
- a CDS encoding c-type cytochrome codes for MFDTMTFTKILGGFAGAFLVFLLGKFAAETIYHAEAGGDHDGEVVQGYMIDTGEDESAEPEEAAVPFEEVYAMADAGRGERIFNQCRACHALEDGVNGAGPYLYNVVGRDVGTANGYAYSGALSEAADVWTPENLNGFLENPQGYAPGTSMGYSGLKDVEDRANLIAYLDSVGS; via the coding sequence ATGTTCGATACAATGACATTCACCAAAATTCTGGGCGGTTTCGCCGGCGCCTTCCTGGTGTTCCTGCTGGGCAAGTTCGCGGCCGAGACGATCTATCACGCCGAGGCCGGTGGGGATCATGACGGCGAGGTCGTGCAAGGCTACATGATCGACACCGGCGAGGACGAGAGCGCCGAGCCCGAAGAGGCCGCTGTCCCCTTCGAGGAAGTCTATGCCATGGCCGATGCGGGCCGCGGCGAGCGGATCTTCAACCAGTGCCGTGCGTGCCACGCGCTGGAGGACGGTGTGAACGGTGCGGGCCCCTATCTTTATAATGTCGTGGGCCGCGATGTTGGCACCGCCAACGGCTATGCCTATTCCGGCGCGCTCTCCGAGGCGGCTGACGTCTGGACGCCCGAGAACTTGAATGGCTTTCTCGAAAACCCGCAGGGTTATGCGCCCGGCACATCGATGGGTTATTCGGGGCTGAAGGATGTCGAGGACCGCGCGAACCTGATCGCGTATCTGGATTCGGTCGGCAGCTAA
- a CDS encoding prephenate dehydratase: MSQIIAFQGEPGAYSHQACLQTYPDATPLPCRTFEDAIEAVRSNAAHLAMLPVENSTFGRVADIHHLLPGTGLHIIAEAFVRVEIALLAVPGTPLKRIESAMSHAMLLGQCRAFLGAHGIARVTGADTAGSAREVAELNDPAMAALASPLAGEIYGLDILARGIEDEGNNTTRFLVMSPTPDRARRGTAGMMTSFVFEVRNIPAALYKAMGGFATNGVNMTKLESYMVGGSFTATQFYSDIEGHPDDANVALALQELDYFTSQVTILGVYPRDPRRD; the protein is encoded by the coding sequence ATGAGCCAGATCATTGCCTTTCAGGGCGAGCCGGGAGCCTATTCGCATCAAGCCTGCTTGCAGACCTATCCCGACGCCACGCCCCTGCCCTGCCGCACCTTCGAGGATGCGATCGAAGCGGTGCGCAGCAATGCCGCGCATCTGGCGATGCTCCCGGTCGAGAATTCCACTTTCGGCCGGGTCGCCGATATCCACCATCTGCTGCCCGGCACCGGGCTGCACATCATCGCCGAAGCGTTCGTTCGGGTGGAAATCGCGCTTCTGGCCGTGCCCGGCACGCCGCTGAAGCGGATCGAAAGCGCAATGAGCCACGCGATGCTGTTGGGCCAGTGCCGCGCGTTTCTGGGCGCGCATGGCATCGCCCGCGTCACTGGCGCCGATACCGCCGGATCGGCCCGCGAGGTCGCCGAGCTGAACGATCCGGCCATGGCCGCCTTGGCCAGCCCTCTGGCGGGCGAGATCTATGGTCTCGACATTCTGGCGCGCGGCATCGAGGACGAGGGAAATAACACCACCCGCTTCCTGGTAATGTCGCCGACACCCGACAGGGCGCGCCGCGGCACGGCAGGCATGATGACCAGTTTTGTCTTTGAGGTGCGCAATATTCCGGCCGCGCTTTACAAGGCCATGGGCGGATTCGCGACCAATGGCGTCAACATGACCAAGCTTGAAAGCTACATGGTGGGCGGATCTTTTACCGCTACACAGTTCTATTCCGACATCGAGGGGCACCCGGATGATGCGAATGTTGCACTCGCGCTGCAGGAACTCGATTATTTCACCAGCCAAGTGACAATTCTGGGCGTCTACCCGCGCGATCCGCGTCGGGACTGA
- a CDS encoding SRPBCC family protein, with protein sequence MIFTTREDIEAPIDFVFAQLSDFAAIERSILRRGAEIQRKLDHTPPAAGMIWDTSFQMKGKRRQLEVTLVTFEPPAMMRFEGIGKSLSGDLVVELVALSRGRTRVALTCELKAKNLSARLMLQSLKLARGNVTKRFEMRVASYAKELEERYMRNA encoded by the coding sequence ATGATTTTCACGACCCGCGAAGATATCGAAGCGCCGATCGACTTCGTCTTTGCGCAACTCTCCGACTTCGCCGCGATCGAGCGGTCGATCCTGCGCCGCGGCGCCGAAATTCAGCGTAAGCTGGATCATACCCCGCCCGCCGCTGGCATGATTTGGGACACCTCGTTTCAGATGAAGGGCAAGCGTCGACAGCTGGAAGTCACGCTCGTCACGTTTGAGCCCCCCGCGATGATGCGCTTTGAGGGGATCGGCAAGTCCTTGAGTGGCGATCTGGTGGTCGAGCTGGTGGCGTTGTCGCGCGGTCGTACCCGGGTCGCGCTGACTTGCGAGCTGAAGGCAAAGAACCTGTCGGCGCGTCTGATGCTGCAGTCGCTTAAGCTGGCGCGGGGCAATGTGACCAAACGCTTCGAGATGCGTGTCGCCTCCTACGCCAAGGAGCTGGAAGAGCGATACATGCGTAACGCGTGA
- the nudC gene encoding NAD(+) diphosphatase produces the protein MRLAETVTFGGGTLDRAAELRGTDLDAALRQGSRAQTILTWRGKPLVAEGALAPLIRLPMDHPVLDGARRIFLGREEDGQLIFAHDISRWEPDVGDAPGVIDTFSDPTEQRHPALEAGVFAELRRIMTVLTADDAALAATARALSGWHDIHGFCARCGAASNITQAGWQRLCPACGAHHFPRTDPVVIMLITHGNSVLLGRSPGWPEGMYSLLAGFVEPGETLEAAVRREVWEETHVEVGEVSYLASQPWPFPASLMMGMRGTARTTEIQIDPVEIEDAVWITREELMDAFAGQHAFLMPAREGAIAQFLLRNWLADNLE, from the coding sequence GTGAGGTTGGCAGAGACGGTGACTTTCGGAGGTGGCACGCTGGACCGTGCCGCCGAGTTGCGCGGCACCGATTTGGACGCGGCGCTGCGGCAAGGTTCGCGCGCTCAGACGATCCTGACATGGCGCGGCAAACCCCTGGTTGCCGAAGGCGCGCTGGCGCCGCTGATCAGATTGCCGATGGATCACCCGGTATTGGACGGTGCGCGCCGCATCTTCTTGGGCCGCGAAGAGGATGGCCAGCTGATCTTTGCGCATGACATTTCGCGCTGGGAGCCGGATGTGGGCGATGCGCCCGGCGTCATCGACACATTTTCCGACCCGACCGAGCAGCGCCACCCGGCGCTGGAAGCCGGCGTCTTTGCCGAACTGCGGCGCATCATGACAGTGCTCACCGCCGATGACGCGGCCCTGGCGGCAACCGCTCGTGCGCTGTCCGGCTGGCACGACATTCACGGGTTTTGCGCGCGCTGCGGTGCGGCAAGCAACATCACGCAAGCCGGGTGGCAGCGCCTTTGCCCGGCCTGCGGCGCGCATCACTTTCCGCGCACCGATCCCGTCGTCATCATGCTGATCACGCATGGCAATTCGGTGCTGCTGGGCCGCTCGCCCGGCTGGCCCGAGGGAATGTATTCGCTGCTTGCCGGCTTTGTCGAACCGGGCGAAACGCTGGAGGCCGCGGTGCGGCGCGAGGTCTGGGAAGAGACGCATGTCGAGGTGGGCGAGGTCAGCTATCTTGCCAGTCAGCCATGGCCCTTTCCGGCATCGCTGATGATGGGGATGCGCGGCACGGCGCGCACCACGGAAATACAGATTGACCCGGTCGAGATCGAGGATGCCGTCTGGATCACACGTGAAGAGTTAATGGACGCATTCGCCGGGCAGCACGCCTTCTTGATGCCCGCACGCGAGGGCGCCATTGCGCAATTCCTGCTGCGCAACTGGCTTGCGGACAATCTTGAATGA
- a CDS encoding bifunctional 2',3'-cyclic-nucleotide 2'-phosphodiesterase/3'-nucleotidase, with translation MNVISAAPDRVDAATPLPDGTTAQLRLLGTTDLHAHVMAYDYYADQGGQPYGLVRIATAIRAARSEVQNTLLFDNGDALQGTPMGDLTLCPKTRWAGPSPVIDAMNALGYDAAGLGNHEFNFGIDWLVRTIGAAAHPVTCANVEIPSGAARRDWPVKPYLILDRLLTCEDGTQHPVRVGVLGLVPPQITMWDRLHLDGRLAVHDMVETARWTIPRLRAAGADLVVVLAHSGIGAETHEAMAENAALALAGLDGVDAIMTGHSHGLFPIGGATEGSGGVDHGRGLLAGVPAVMAGACGGHLGVLDLALEAREGRWAIAGHGAALRSAASLPCDPPLEARLAAAHQMTLQHMRQPIGTAAMRLHSYLALARPDASVSALNAVQTRLMTRRLRGTAYEGRAVLSATPAFKTGGRGGPRNFTDLPEGTLSVRHAADLYPFPNRLCGIAISGADLRDWLERAAICFARLHPGVPDQVLRNMNVPGHDFDVISGVTYSLDLTAQPLYDRMGQRQPGTLGRVRDLRHHGRSVADEAQFILATNTYRAFGAGAFAPIPRERIVHISDSLLRQDLTDEVGQTPLAPTPDYESNWRFSAIPGASALLDTGPGLRSDPAAMAALVAEGAVDLGDVEGGFCRIRLPF, from the coding sequence ATGAACGTCATATCAGCCGCCCCAGACAGGGTCGACGCCGCCACACCATTGCCGGACGGCACGACGGCGCAACTACGCCTGCTGGGAACGACCGATCTGCACGCACATGTGATGGCCTACGATTATTACGCTGACCAAGGTGGGCAGCCTTACGGGCTGGTGCGCATCGCAACCGCCATCCGCGCCGCCCGCTCCGAAGTGCAAAACACCTTGCTTTTTGACAATGGCGACGCGCTTCAGGGGACGCCGATGGGCGATCTGACGCTATGCCCGAAAACGCGTTGGGCTGGCCCAAGCCCCGTCATCGATGCAATGAATGCGCTTGGCTATGACGCGGCGGGCCTCGGCAATCACGAATTCAACTTCGGCATCGACTGGCTGGTGCGGACAATTGGCGCTGCCGCGCATCCTGTGACCTGTGCCAATGTCGAGATACCAAGCGGCGCCGCGCGGCGCGACTGGCCGGTCAAGCCCTATCTGATCCTCGATCGCTTGCTGACATGCGAGGATGGCACGCAGCATCCAGTGCGCGTTGGCGTGCTGGGCCTGGTGCCGCCGCAGATCACCATGTGGGATCGGCTGCATCTGGATGGCCGCCTGGCCGTCCATGACATGGTCGAGACCGCGCGCTGGACCATCCCGCGCCTGCGGGCCGCGGGCGCGGATCTGGTCGTCGTGCTGGCCCATAGCGGCATTGGCGCAGAAACCCACGAGGCGATGGCAGAAAACGCGGCGCTCGCCCTCGCGGGGCTGGACGGGGTCGACGCGATCATGACGGGGCATAGTCACGGTCTCTTTCCAATTGGCGGCGCCACAGAGGGCAGCGGTGGCGTCGACCACGGCCGTGGCCTGCTGGCGGGTGTGCCTGCAGTCATGGCAGGTGCCTGCGGTGGTCACCTGGGCGTTCTTGACCTGGCGCTAGAGGCGCGAGAGGGGCGATGGGCCATCGCCGGCCACGGCGCCGCCTTGCGCAGCGCAGCGTCGCTGCCCTGCGATCCGCCGCTCGAGGCGCGGCTGGCAGCGGCGCATCAGATGACGCTGCAACATATGCGACAGCCCATAGGCACGGCCGCGATGCGCCTGCACAGCTACCTCGCCCTGGCGCGGCCCGACGCATCGGTTTCGGCGCTCAATGCGGTGCAGACGCGGCTGATGACGCGCAGGCTGAGAGGTACAGCATATGAGGGCAGAGCGGTGCTGTCGGCCACGCCCGCCTTCAAGACCGGCGGGCGGGGCGGCCCCCGCAACTTCACCGACCTGCCGGAAGGCACCCTTTCGGTGCGCCATGCGGCCGATCTCTATCCTTTTCCCAACCGCCTTTGCGGGATCGCGATCAGCGGCGCGGACTTGCGCGACTGGCTGGAGCGCGCGGCGATTTGCTTTGCAAGGCTGCACCCCGGCGTGCCGGATCAGGTGCTGCGCAACATGAATGTGCCGGGGCATGATTTTGACGTCATTTCGGGTGTCACCTACAGTCTCGATCTGACCGCGCAACCGCTCTATGACCGGATGGGACAGCGCCAGCCGGGCACGCTCGGGCGTGTCCGCGATCTGCGCCATCATGGCAGGTCAGTCGCAGACGAGGCGCAGTTCATTCTCGCCACGAACACCTATCGCGCCTTCGGTGCGGGCGCTTTCGCTCCGATCCCGCGGGAGCGCATCGTGCATATATCGGACAGCCTGTTGCGGCAGGATCTGACAGATGAGGTGGGGCAAACACCCCTTGCCCCGACGCCGGACTATGAGAGCAACTGGCGTTTTTCGGCCATTCCCGGCGCGTCGGCCCTTCTGGATACCGGGCCGGGCCTGCGCAGCGATCCTGCGGCGATGGCCGCGCTGGTCGCTGAGGGCGCTGTGGATCTGGGCGATGTCGAGGGCGGCTTCTGCCGCATCCGCCTGCCTTTTTGA
- a CDS encoding MBL fold metallo-hydrolase, whose amino-acid sequence MMSTSHITRRTLLGAAAALPLAHAAKAAAPMMGASAAIHRRVALGGFEVTTLLSGSMPRDDPHSIFGLDVDAETFSQVANDALLPTDKAQFFFTPTLVNTGKELVLFDTGLNPEGITAALEAAGYTADQVDIVVLTHMHGDHIGGLSGDNGTTFANARYIAGAVEYDHWAAAGNDGFDSKVRPLAEQTTMIAPGEDAASGITAVEAFGHTPGHMAYRIESEGKSLLIAADFANHPVFSLEQPDWEVKFDMDKPAAAATRRKLLDMLVAERMPFIGYHMPFPAMGFVEARGDGYGYVPESYQLRL is encoded by the coding sequence ATGATGAGCACTTCCCACATAACCCGCCGCACCCTTCTGGGCGCGGCTGCCGCGCTGCCCTTGGCCCATGCTGCAAAGGCCGCCGCCCCGATGATGGGCGCCTCCGCCGCGATCCATCGCCGCGTCGCGCTGGGGGGATTCGAAGTTACGACTTTGCTGTCGGGTTCGATGCCGCGTGATGATCCGCATTCGATTTTCGGCCTCGACGTGGATGCCGAAACGTTCAGCCAGGTCGCGAATGACGCTCTCTTGCCCACCGACAAGGCGCAATTCTTCTTTACGCCGACGCTGGTCAATACCGGCAAAGAGCTGGTTCTGTTCGATACCGGCCTCAACCCCGAGGGCATCACCGCTGCGCTCGAGGCCGCCGGATACACAGCCGATCAGGTAGACATCGTGGTGCTGACGCATATGCACGGCGATCACATCGGCGGGCTCAGCGGCGACAATGGCACGACCTTCGCCAATGCGCGCTACATCGCGGGTGCGGTCGAATATGACCACTGGGCTGCCGCCGGGAATGACGGCTTTGACTCCAAGGTGCGCCCGCTGGCGGAACAAACGACCATGATCGCCCCCGGCGAGGATGCGGCCTCAGGCATCACCGCAGTCGAAGCCTTCGGTCACACGCCGGGTCACATGGCCTACCGCATCGAGAGTGAAGGCAAATCCCTGCTGATCGCCGCCGACTTCGCCAACCATCCGGTCTTCTCGCTTGAACAGCCGGATTGGGAGGTGAAATTCGACATGGACAAACCCGCCGCCGCCGCCACACGGCGCAAGCTTCTGGACATGCTGGTGGCCGAGCGGATGCCGTTTATCGGCTATCACATGCCGTTCCCCGCCATGGGCTTTGTCGAGGCACGTGGCGATGGCTATGGTTATGTTCCCGAGAGCTATCAGCTCCGTCTCTGA
- a CDS encoding metallopeptidase family protein: MGRMKPTPTLARIEEIALAAIAVLPAPFAAAARQVVLQVEDLPDARMLADLGMDDPMELTGLYDGVPMTEKSTAFPAPYADTVWLFRQPILAELETREGVTLEELVAHVTVHEFAHHFGWSDDDIASIDRWWE, translated from the coding sequence ATGGGTAGGATGAAACCCACCCCCACCCTCGCCCGGATCGAAGAGATCGCGCTGGCCGCAATCGCCGTGCTGCCAGCGCCCTTCGCAGCCGCCGCAAGGCAAGTGGTGCTGCAAGTCGAGGATCTTCCGGACGCCCGCATGCTCGCCGATCTGGGCATGGACGATCCGATGGAGCTGACCGGGCTCTACGATGGCGTCCCGATGACCGAGAAATCAACCGCCTTTCCCGCGCCTTATGCCGATACGGTCTGGCTTTTTCGCCAGCCGATCCTTGCGGAGCTGGAAACGCGCGAGGGGGTCACGCTGGAAGAGCTTGTGGCCCATGTGACAGTGCATGAGTTCGCCCATCATTTCGGGTGGTCAGATGACGACATCGCCAGCATCGACCGTTGGTGGGAATAG
- the wrbA gene encoding NAD(P)H:quinone oxidoreductase, producing MSGTRLLILFYSTYGTNHEMATCAEEAARAAGAEVRLRRVRETAPQEVIDGQDAWTEQVARMKDIPEAAPEDMEWASAYLISAPTRFSSMPSQMQAFFDTLGPLWQKGVMANKVAGGMTSTQSAHGGQETTLMHLHATLIHWGCIVAAPGYTDDIMFELGNPYGATAIAGEVNDTVKGAIRHQTKRMIGIADKLGS from the coding sequence ATGTCCGGCACACGCCTTTTGATCCTGTTTTATTCCACCTACGGCACCAATCACGAGATGGCGACTTGCGCAGAAGAGGCGGCGCGTGCGGCGGGTGCCGAGGTGCGCTTGCGCCGTGTGCGCGAGACGGCGCCGCAAGAGGTGATTGACGGGCAGGACGCCTGGACAGAGCAAGTCGCGCGGATGAAGGACATCCCCGAGGCCGCTCCCGAGGATATGGAATGGGCGAGCGCCTATCTGATCTCGGCGCCGACGCGGTTTTCGTCCATGCCCAGCCAGATGCAGGCGTTTTTCGACACGCTGGGCCCGCTGTGGCAAAAGGGTGTGATGGCGAACAAGGTGGCGGGCGGCATGACCTCGACCCAGAGCGCGCATGGCGGGCAGGAGACCACATTGATGCACCTGCACGCCACGCTGATTCACTGGGGCTGCATCGTGGCCGCGCCGGGCTATACCGATGACATCATGTTCGAGCTGGGCAACCCCTATGGTGCGACGGCGATCGCGGGGGAGGTCAACGACACCGTCAAGGGCGCGATCCGGCATCAAACCAAGCGCATGATTGGGATCGCGGACAAGCTGGGCAGCTAA
- a CDS encoding NAD+ synthase has translation MSHRPGTSDTSGTSGRFRLTLAQLNATVGDIKGNIAQVRAAWAEARDAGADMLALPEMFATGYNTQDLVMKPVFHQEAIAAIHALAADCADGPAIAIGGPALEGAELFNAYYVLQGGTVTARVLKHHLPNETVFDEMRLYGSAPVAGPYTVGPVRIGSPICEDAWHEDVAETLAETGAQILLVPNGSPYYRGKMETRQTIMVSRVVETGLPLVYLNLVGGQDDQVFDGGSFVLNPAGGLAVQMPVFETGLAHVDFIQGPEGWRAEAGVLAHIPDQMEQDYHAMVLSLRDYMRKTGFKKVLLGLSGGIDSAIVAVIAADALGAGNVRCVMLPSEYTSQASLDDAQAVAEALGCAYDFVPIDKGRAAITETLAPLFAGHAEDLTEENIQSRLRGLLLMAMSNKFGEMLLTTGNKSEVAVGYSTIYGDMNGGYNPIKDLYKTRVFEMCRWRNATHRAWMMGPEGEVIAPRIIDKPPSAELREDQKDSDSLPDYPVLDAILQILVDGDGSIDDCVKAGFSREDAARVEHLIYISEYKRFQSAPGTRLSKHAFWLDRRYPIANRWRDGAAG, from the coding sequence ATGTCCCATCGGCCCGGTACGTCCGACACCTCAGGCACCTCCGGCAGGTTTCGCCTGACGCTGGCCCAACTGAATGCTACCGTGGGCGACATCAAAGGCAATATCGCGCAAGTCCGCGCCGCCTGGGCCGAGGCGCGGGACGCGGGCGCCGACATGCTGGCCCTGCCCGAGATGTTCGCTACCGGGTACAACACCCAGGATCTGGTGATGAAGCCCGTCTTTCACCAGGAGGCGATCGCGGCCATCCACGCGCTCGCCGCCGACTGCGCAGACGGGCCTGCGATTGCGATCGGCGGCCCGGCACTGGAGGGGGCGGAACTCTTCAACGCATATTACGTCCTTCAAGGCGGCACTGTGACGGCGCGCGTGCTCAAGCATCACCTGCCCAACGAGACGGTGTTTGATGAGATGCGCCTTTACGGCTCGGCCCCCGTGGCGGGGCCCTATACGGTCGGGCCGGTGCGGATCGGCAGCCCGATCTGCGAGGACGCCTGGCACGAGGACGTGGCCGAGACGCTCGCCGAGACAGGCGCGCAGATCCTTCTGGTGCCCAACGGCTCGCCTTATTACCGGGGCAAGATGGAGACGCGCCAGACCATCATGGTCAGCCGCGTGGTCGAGACGGGCCTGCCGCTGGTCTACCTCAACCTCGTGGGCGGTCAGGACGATCAGGTGTTCGACGGGGGCAGTTTCGTGCTGAACCCCGCCGGCGGGCTGGCGGTGCAGATGCCGGTTTTCGAGACCGGGCTGGCCCATGTTGATTTCATTCAAGGCCCCGAGGGCTGGCGCGCCGAGGCCGGGGTGCTTGCGCATATCCCGGACCAGATGGAGCAGGATTATCACGCCATGGTCCTCAGCTTGCGCGATTACATGCGCAAGACCGGCTTCAAGAAGGTGCTGCTGGGCCTCTCGGGGGGCATCGACTCGGCCATCGTTGCGGTCATCGCCGCGGACGCACTGGGTGCGGGCAACGTGCGCTGCGTCATGCTGCCCTCGGAATATACCAGCCAGGCGTCGCTTGATGACGCGCAGGCCGTGGCCGAGGCGCTGGGCTGCGCCTATGATTTTGTGCCTATCGACAAGGGGCGCGCGGCGATCACCGAAACGCTTGCACCGCTCTTTGCCGGACACGCCGAAGACCTGACCGAAGAAAACATCCAATCCCGCCTGCGGGGCCTTTTGCTGATGGCGATGTCCAACAAGTTCGGAGAAATGCTGCTGACCACGGGCAACAAATCCGAGGTCGCGGTGGGCTATTCCACGATCTATGGCGACATGAATGGCGGCTACAACCCGATCAAGGACCTCTACAAGACCCGCGTGTTCGAGATGTGCCGCTGGCGCAACGCCACTCATCGCGCGTGGATGATGGGCCCGGAGGGCGAGGTGATCGCGCCGCGCATCATCGACAAGCCGCCCTCGGCCGAGCTGCGAGAGGACCAGAAAGACAGCGACTCGCTGCCCGATTATCCGGTGCTGGATGCGATACTGCAGATCCTGGTCGACGGGGATGGCAGCATTGACGACTGCGTCAAGGCAGGCTTTAGCCGCGAAGATGCGGCGCGGGTCGAACATCTGATTTATATCAGCGAATACAAACGCTTTCAGTCCGCGCCGGGCACGCGCCTTAGCAAACATGCCTTCTGGTTGGACCGGCGATATCCAATCGCCAATCGCTGGCGGGACGGCGCGGCAGGCTGA
- a CDS encoding MORN repeat-containing protein, with protein sequence MVSITARQFVFAVTLALGAGMSASGAYAQDDAIQTKQYDDGGVYEGTFKDGLQHGTGTYTLPNGYEYTGDWSEGEIKGSGTARFPNGSVYEGEFALGKPNGVGKIVFTDGGTYEGQWVNGKITGRGTAVYANGVRYEGEFLNAMHHGRGTMTSTNGYVYEGDWVEGIKEGSASITYPDGATYEGEVRRGARDGTGTLTMPDGLIYSGLWKDGQIDGAGKLTQPNGDVYEGDLVAGRREGEGRVVYDNGDIYEGQFVDDKRDGQGTFTGTDGYVYTGSWVAGRISGSGRVTYPDGSVYEGEFRDDQANGEGKITYANGDTYEGQWVDGVIEGVGRATYTSGLVYDGMFKNARNHGQGVMTYADGYRYEGDWVEGEREGQGTATYPDGTVYTGGFTAGQRDGQGKIEMPDGFVYEGEWQNGEINGRGVATYANGDVYEGLFVDGKRQGTGTMRYATGQEETGQWQNGALAAEPGKPATNAAPEGAPAATADSVPEAASETAAPETAAPETTDDTAPAE encoded by the coding sequence ATGGTATCCATTACGGCAAGGCAATTCGTATTCGCAGTCACTCTGGCGCTTGGCGCGGGCATGAGCGCATCCGGCGCGTACGCGCAAGATGACGCGATTCAGACCAAGCAATATGACGATGGCGGCGTTTACGAGGGCACGTTCAAGGATGGCCTCCAGCACGGCACCGGCACCTACACGCTGCCCAACGGCTATGAATATACCGGCGATTGGAGCGAGGGCGAGATCAAGGGCAGCGGCACGGCGCGCTTTCCCAACGGATCCGTTTATGAGGGCGAGTTTGCCCTGGGCAAGCCCAATGGCGTGGGCAAGATCGTCTTTACCGATGGCGGCACCTATGAGGGCCAGTGGGTCAACGGCAAGATCACGGGGCGCGGCACGGCCGTCTATGCCAATGGCGTCCGCTATGAGGGCGAGTTCCTGAACGCGATGCATCACGGGCGCGGCACGATGACCTCGACCAATGGCTATGTCTATGAGGGCGATTGGGTCGAGGGTATCAAGGAGGGCAGCGCCTCGATCACCTACCCCGATGGCGCCACCTATGAGGGCGAAGTCCGGCGCGGTGCGCGCGACGGCACCGGCACGCTGACGATGCCCGACGGTCTGATCTACTCCGGCCTCTGGAAGGACGGGCAGATCGACGGCGCGGGCAAGCTGACCCAGCCCAATGGCGATGTCTACGAGGGCGATCTGGTCGCGGGCCGCCGCGAGGGCGAGGGCCGCGTTGTTTATGACAACGGCGATATCTACGAAGGCCAGTTCGTCGATGACAAGCGCGACGGTCAGGGCACCTTCACCGGGACCGACGGCTATGTCTATACCGGCTCCTGGGTCGCGGGGCGCATCTCGGGCTCAGGGCGGGTGACCTATCCCGACGGGTCGGTCTACGAGGGCGAATTCCGCGACGATCAGGCCAATGGCGAGGGCAAGATCACCTATGCCAATGGCGACACTTACGAGGGCCAGTGGGTCGACGGGGTGATCGAAGGCGTTGGCCGCGCGACCTATACCAGCGGCCTCGTCTATGATGGCATGTTCAAGAATGCGCGCAATCACGGCCAGGGCGTGATGACCTATGCCGACGGCTACCGCTATGAGGGCGACTGGGTCGAGGGCGAGCGCGAAGGCCAGGGCACGGCCACCTACCCCGATGGCACCGTCTATACCGGCGGCTTCACCGCCGGGCAACGCGACGGTCAGGGCAAGATCGAGATGCCCGACGGCTTCGTCTACGAGGGCGAGTGGCAAAACGGCGAAATCAACGGGCGCGGTGTGGCCACCTATGCCAATGGTGACGTCTACGAGGGGCTTTTTGTCGATGGCAAGCGCCAGGGCACCGGCACGATGCGCTACGCGACCGGTCAGGAAGAGACCGGCCAATGGCAGAACGGCGCGCTGGCCGCCGAGCCGGGCAAGCCCGCGACGAATGCAGCGCCCGAGGGCGCACCCGCGGCGACAGCCGACAGCGTACCAGAAGCCGCATCCGAGACCGCAGCGCCTGAGACCGCAGCGCCTGAAACAACAGACGACACCGCGCCCGCCGAGTAA
- a CDS encoding GFA family protein, which translates to MPHTGSCLCGAAKFTITTPVKQAAACHCSMCRKWSGGILTSVEVPKDGLEIGESAPIGVYSSSDWGERAFCTRCGSGLWFRLTMAGPQDGTFYVNMGALDDPSGITLAEELFIDEKPGGYALSGDHHRMTGAEFFAMIEAGCPPGSD; encoded by the coding sequence ATGCCCCATACCGGATCCTGCCTGTGCGGCGCCGCCAAATTCACCATTACCACCCCCGTCAAGCAGGCAGCAGCCTGCCATTGCAGCATGTGCCGCAAATGGTCGGGGGGCATTCTGACATCCGTCGAGGTGCCGAAGGATGGACTGGAGATTGGCGAGAGCGCGCCAATAGGCGTCTATTCCTCCTCCGACTGGGGCGAACGGGCATTTTGCACCCGCTGCGGCAGCGGGCTCTGGTTCCGTTTGACCATGGCAGGCCCGCAGGATGGGACATTCTACGTCAATATGGGCGCGCTCGACGATCCGTCGGGGATCACCCTCGCCGAAGAGCTGTTCATCGACGAGAAGCCGGGCGGCTACGCGCTGAGCGGCGATCACCACCGCATGACTGGCGCCGAATTCTTTGCCATGATCGAGGCAGGATGCCCGCCCGGCAGCGACTAG